A stretch of the Parabacteroides timonensis genome encodes the following:
- a CDS encoding saccharopine dehydrogenase family protein — protein MGRVLVIGAGGVSTVAVKKIAMNADVFTDIMLASRTKSKCDQIAADIKNVKIKTAQVNADNVDELVALFNDFKPELVINLALPYQDLSIMDACLAYGVSYLDTANYEPLDEAKYEYSWQWAYKDRFEKAGLTAILGCGFDPGVTGVYTAYAAKHHFDEIQYLDIVDCNAGDHHKAFATNFNPEINIREITQRGKYFEDGEWKDTDPLSVHKPLNYPNVGPRESYLMYHEELESLTKNFPTIKRARFWMTFGQEYLTHLRVIQNIGMSRIDPVMYNGQEIVPIQFLKAVLPNPGDLGENYTGETSIGCRIRGIKDGKELTYYVYNNCSHEAAYKETGAQGVSYTTGVPAMIGAKLFMQGVWKKPGVWNVEEFNPDPFMKELNEQGLPWHEMFNVDLEL, from the coding sequence ATGGGAAGAGTATTAGTTATTGGTGCCGGGGGCGTAAGTACCGTTGCTGTTAAAAAGATCGCGATGAATGCCGATGTTTTTACCGATATCATGTTGGCAAGCCGCACAAAAAGTAAGTGTGATCAGATTGCTGCTGATATTAAGAATGTAAAAATAAAGACAGCGCAGGTCAATGCAGATAATGTAGACGAACTCGTTGCATTGTTTAATGACTTCAAGCCCGAGTTGGTCATCAACCTGGCTTTACCTTATCAGGACCTCTCCATCATGGACGCCTGTCTGGCTTACGGTGTGAGTTATCTCGACACTGCCAACTACGAACCGCTGGACGAAGCCAAATACGAATATAGCTGGCAATGGGCTTACAAAGACCGTTTCGAAAAGGCAGGGCTGACTGCAATCCTGGGTTGCGGATTCGACCCTGGGGTAACGGGTGTATATACAGCTTATGCAGCTAAACATCATTTCGATGAAATTCAATACCTGGATATCGTAGACTGTAACGCCGGAGATCATCACAAGGCGTTCGCAACAAACTTTAATCCGGAAATCAATATCCGCGAGATCACTCAGCGTGGTAAATACTTTGAAGACGGGGAATGGAAAGATACGGATCCGCTATCGGTTCACAAACCGTTGAATTACCCGAATGTAGGTCCGCGCGAATCTTACCTGATGTACCACGAGGAACTGGAAAGCCTGACCAAGAACTTCCCGACTATTAAACGTGCCCGTTTCTGGATGACCTTCGGACAGGAATACCTGACTCACTTGCGTGTGATACAGAATATCGGTATGTCGCGTATCGATCCGGTGATGTACAACGGACAGGAAATCGTTCCGATCCAGTTCCTGAAAGCCGTATTGCCAAACCCGGGCGACCTGGGAGAAAACTATACAGGTGAGACGTCTATCGGCTGCCGCATCCGTGGTATCAAGGACGGCAAGGAACTGACATATTATGTATATAACAACTGTAGCCACGAAGCAGCTTATAAAGAAACAGGTGCACAGGGCGTAAGTTATACAACCGGAGTTCCGGCTATGATCGGTGCCAAGCTATTCATGCAAGGCGTTTGGAAGAAACCGGGCGTTTGGAACGTGGAAGAATTTAACCCCGATCCATTTATGAAAGAACTGAATGAACAAGGTTTGCCCTGGCATGAAATGTTTAACGTAGATCTGGAATTATAA
- the bcp gene encoding thioredoxin-dependent thiol peroxidase → MALQVGDKAPEVLGLDQNGNEIKLSDFKGKKLALYFYPKDNTSGCTAEACSLRDGYQELQAAGYEVVGVSKDSAKSHQGFISKQNLPFPLIADTDTALQQIFGVWAEKKLYGRSYMGTLRTTFIINEDGIIEKIIGPKEVKTKDHANQILNS, encoded by the coding sequence ATGGCATTACAAGTAGGCGATAAAGCCCCCGAAGTACTGGGGCTCGATCAGAATGGAAACGAAATAAAACTCAGCGACTTCAAAGGGAAAAAGCTGGCTCTTTATTTTTATCCCAAAGACAACACCAGCGGTTGCACGGCGGAAGCCTGTAGCCTGCGTGACGGTTACCAGGAATTACAGGCAGCCGGTTACGAAGTTGTCGGGGTTAGTAAAGACAGTGCTAAGTCTCATCAGGGATTTATCTCAAAGCAGAACCTGCCTTTCCCCCTGATCGCTGACACGGACACAGCCCTGCAACAAATATTTGGCGTATGGGCCGAAAAGAAACTGTACGGACGTTCATACATGGGGACTCTCCGCACCACCTTTATTATCAACGAAGATGGAATCATCGAAAAGATAATCGGTCCGAAAGAGGTGAAGACAAAAGACCATGCAAATCAAATCCTTAATTCATAA
- the recA gene encoding recombinase RecA, which yields MAKEDNLFEEGKTPEGKPAVNADKLKALRAAMDKIEKNYGKGSIMKLGDESIENIEVIPTGSIALNAALGVGGYPKGRVIEIYGPESSGKTTLAIHAIAEAQKKGGIAAFIDAEHAFDRFYAEKLGVDVENLWISQPDNGEQALEIAEQLIRSSAVDIIVIDSVAALTPKAEIEGDMGDSKMGLQARLMSQALRKLTGTINKTNTTCIFINQLRDKIGVMFGNPETTTGGNALKFYASVRLDIRKIGTLKDGDEMKGNQVRVKVVKNKVAPPFRKAEFDIMFGEGISHAGEIVDLGAELNIIKKSGSWYSYNETKLGQGRDAAKQCINDNPELADELSALIFDALKA from the coding sequence ATGGCAAAAGAAGATAATTTATTCGAAGAAGGAAAAACACCGGAAGGTAAACCGGCAGTAAATGCCGACAAGTTAAAAGCACTTCGTGCAGCGATGGACAAGATTGAAAAGAACTACGGAAAAGGTTCTATCATGAAGTTGGGCGACGAAAGCATTGAAAATATCGAAGTGATCCCTACCGGATCTATCGCCCTGAACGCAGCATTAGGCGTTGGCGGTTATCCGAAAGGACGTGTAATCGAAATATACGGACCGGAATCTTCCGGTAAGACAACATTGGCAATCCACGCAATTGCTGAAGCACAGAAAAAAGGAGGTATCGCCGCATTTATCGATGCAGAACATGCCTTCGACCGTTTCTATGCTGAAAAGCTGGGTGTAGATGTAGAAAATCTATGGATCTCCCAGCCGGACAACGGCGAACAGGCTTTGGAAATCGCAGAACAGCTGATCCGTTCTTCAGCAGTCGACATTATCGTTATCGACTCTGTGGCCGCTCTGACGCCGAAAGCTGAAATTGAAGGCGATATGGGTGACAGCAAGATGGGCTTGCAGGCTCGTTTGATGTCGCAGGCATTGCGTAAGCTGACCGGAACTATCAACAAGACAAACACGACTTGTATCTTTATCAACCAGTTGCGTGATAAGATCGGTGTCATGTTCGGTAACCCGGAAACGACAACGGGTGGTAATGCACTGAAGTTCTATGCTTCCGTACGTCTGGATATCCGCAAGATCGGAACGTTGAAAGACGGAGACGAAATGAAAGGTAACCAGGTACGTGTGAAGGTTGTGAAGAACAAAGTAGCGCCTCCTTTCCGCAAAGCTGAATTCGATATCATGTTTGGAGAAGGTATCTCACATGCCGGCGAAATTGTCGACCTGGGAGCAGAACTGAACATTATCAAGAAAAGTGGTTCATGGTACAGCTACAACGAAACGAAGTTAGGACAAGGCCGTGATGCTGCAAAACAATGCATCAACGACAATCCGGAACTGGCCGATGAGTTGTCGGCTCTGATATTCGACGCTTTAAAAGCATAA
- a CDS encoding GNAT family N-acetyltransferase: protein MTDKDKYRQLCNRETSLPLFSRDWWLDTVCGETLWDVLLVEEKEKILASFPLYIPHQGIITMPPYTQTMGPWFAPEPTDAKYTRTLGKHQAICKVFTDALKKYPHFLQYFSYRITDWLPFYWEGYKQTTRYTYLLNNIRDEQSLWENMSANIRRNITKAKEKQGITVKKGIPIDDFLRIQTLTFKRQQLSAPKEREILKKIISVCRQRNQGDLWGAYDDKGNLHAVAFIAWQESSAYYLAGGGDPELRASGAHSLVLWEGIRFTAQYTDLFDFEGSMIPGVERFFREFGAIQTPFFTITKGNLSLLHRAWLKIKKWK, encoded by the coding sequence ATGACTGACAAAGACAAATATCGCCAACTTTGCAATAGAGAAACAAGCCTGCCCCTGTTTTCACGTGATTGGTGGTTGGATACGGTTTGTGGCGAAACCTTATGGGATGTCTTGCTGGTTGAAGAAAAGGAGAAAATTCTGGCATCGTTTCCATTATATATTCCACATCAGGGTATCATAACAATGCCTCCTTACACCCAGACAATGGGGCCCTGGTTTGCTCCGGAACCTACTGACGCAAAATATACCCGGACTTTAGGCAAACACCAGGCTATCTGTAAGGTATTTACAGATGCATTAAAGAAATATCCGCACTTCTTGCAATATTTCAGTTACCGGATAACAGATTGGTTGCCGTTTTACTGGGAAGGCTACAAACAAACGACACGGTATACTTACCTGTTGAATAACATCCGGGATGAGCAATCATTGTGGGAAAATATGAGTGCCAATATCCGTCGGAACATTACAAAAGCAAAAGAGAAACAGGGCATCACAGTAAAGAAGGGTATTCCCATCGACGACTTCCTAAGAATTCAGACCCTTACATTCAAACGTCAACAGCTCTCTGCACCCAAAGAACGTGAAATACTGAAAAAGATTATATCTGTCTGCCGTCAACGTAACCAGGGAGATCTCTGGGGAGCCTACGACGACAAAGGGAACCTTCATGCCGTAGCTTTCATTGCGTGGCAGGAAAGTTCCGCCTATTACCTGGCAGGAGGAGGCGATCCCGAATTACGGGCATCGGGCGCACATAGCCTTGTCTTATGGGAAGGTATCCGCTTCACTGCACAATACACCGATTTATTCGACTTCGAAGGGTCGATGATACCCGGTGTCGAACGTTTTTTTCGCGAATTCGGAGCAATTCAAACGCCCTTCTTCACAATAACCAAAGGGAATCTGAGTTTATTACATAGGGCCTGGCTGAAAATAAAGAAATGGAAATGA
- a CDS encoding polysaccharide deacetylase family protein: MNDRTIHYIIRFLLGEDISGGVIAAVGYTADRKLYDRYSIVIVPSGFFNNQIYGTAASLPELPLQEIEGTPLLFGSPQIELVGDTLVIHADIIASTYFLITRYEEIIQRNERDEHGRFPGKKSLPYRAGFLHRPIVDEYRLLLRSWLQRYGLRVPDIKKQIQHIYLTHDLDAPTLYRSWKGFIRSLRDGRGLRKSIEGRCGPVEDDPYYTFPWMFQQNKTLQDQVGTDICKSVLFVRSGGKSKLDKPHYSLRNKDVNNLIQSALSNNMTVGLHSSYQASITPTLIRKEKTRLEENIGKSIYCNRHHFLASREPEDMTQLEAAGITHDFTMGYADVAGFRLGTSYPVRWINPVNRRLSSILLHPLTLMECSLEEKKYMGLDYDKALTYSLNLVEQVKNAGGELTLLWHNTSAQENTDSYLRKLYSHLLNELAKK; the protein is encoded by the coding sequence ATGAACGATCGCACTATACATTATATTATACGTTTCCTTCTTGGAGAAGATATTTCCGGGGGGGTGATTGCCGCTGTCGGATATACAGCGGATAGAAAATTATATGATCGTTATAGTATAGTAATCGTACCCTCTGGATTCTTTAACAACCAGATATACGGAACTGCTGCTTCCCTCCCGGAGCTGCCGTTGCAGGAAATAGAAGGAACTCCTCTCCTGTTTGGTTCGCCTCAAATAGAACTGGTAGGCGATACCCTGGTGATTCATGCTGATATCATTGCAAGCACCTATTTTCTTATTACCCGTTACGAAGAAATTATACAGCGGAATGAGCGGGACGAACACGGACGTTTTCCCGGAAAAAAGTCTTTGCCATATCGGGCAGGCTTCCTTCACCGGCCAATTGTCGACGAATACAGGTTATTATTACGCAGCTGGCTGCAACGTTACGGACTTCGGGTGCCTGACATAAAAAAACAAATACAACATATTTATCTGACTCACGACCTGGACGCTCCAACGCTTTACCGTTCATGGAAAGGTTTCATTCGCTCTCTCAGGGATGGCAGAGGATTGAGAAAATCTATTGAGGGAAGATGCGGACCGGTCGAAGATGATCCGTATTATACTTTTCCCTGGATGTTTCAACAGAACAAGACGCTTCAGGATCAGGTGGGGACAGATATCTGTAAGTCTGTTCTTTTCGTCCGTAGCGGGGGTAAAAGTAAACTGGACAAACCCCATTACAGTTTACGGAATAAGGATGTAAACAATCTGATACAGTCTGCTTTGTCCAACAATATGACAGTCGGGCTACACAGCAGTTATCAGGCAAGCATTACTCCTACCCTCATCCGAAAAGAAAAAACAAGGCTGGAAGAAAATATCGGTAAAAGTATATACTGTAACCGCCATCATTTCCTGGCCAGTCGCGAACCGGAGGATATGACTCAACTGGAAGCTGCCGGAATTACACATGATTTTACGATGGGATATGCAGATGTAGCCGGTTTCAGATTAGGCACCTCCTATCCGGTACGATGGATCAACCCTGTAAACCGTCGGTTATCTTCTATCCTGCTCCATCCGTTAACGCTGATGGAATGCTCGCTGGAAGAGAAAAAATATATGGGATTAGATTATGATAAAGCGCTCACTTACAGTCTCAACCTGGTTGAACAGGTAAAAAATGCCGGCGGAGAATTAACCCTTCTGTGGCATAACACCAGTGCACAGGAAAATACAGACAGTTATTTAAGAAAGCTTTATAGCCATTTATTAAACGAACTCGCAAAAAAATGA
- the wecB gene encoding non-hydrolyzing UDP-N-acetylglucosamine 2-epimerase has translation MKIVTIVGARPQFVKAAMVSRAIMEHNKHNVSPIEELLLHTGQHYDANMSDIFFNNMGIPQPVWQLQCGNGTHGEMTGRMLIEIEKILSETLPDYVLVYGDTNSTLAGALAASKLHIPVIHVEAGLRSFNKQMPEEINRILTDHIATLLCCPTLAAVKHLANEGIQEGVHHVGDVMYDAALLFGELADKSSQILFQHHLTSKQFRLCTVHRAENTDNRECLSDIIDALKEISSPSFPTVLPLHPRTRNCLDKYGMLYALEKQEGIQIIPPISFLDMVMLEKHAATILTDSGGVQKEAYFHHTPCITLRNETEWVETVDAGWNQIAGYKKQNILHCLENNPIRKEIIEYGTGNASDQIIGLL, from the coding sequence ATGAAAATTGTTACTATTGTCGGTGCCAGGCCTCAGTTCGTAAAGGCGGCCATGGTAAGCCGGGCGATTATGGAACATAATAAACACAATGTTTCTCCTATTGAAGAACTTCTCCTTCATACGGGACAACATTATGACGCCAATATGAGCGACATCTTTTTCAATAATATGGGAATTCCCCAACCTGTCTGGCAGTTACAATGCGGAAACGGGACGCACGGGGAAATGACCGGCCGTATGCTTATTGAAATTGAAAAGATATTATCCGAGACATTACCGGACTACGTTCTGGTATACGGTGATACCAATTCAACGCTGGCTGGAGCCCTGGCTGCATCAAAACTGCATATTCCGGTTATACATGTCGAGGCTGGTCTACGTAGCTTCAATAAACAGATGCCGGAAGAGATAAACCGTATTCTGACGGATCATATAGCGACTCTGCTTTGTTGTCCGACTCTTGCAGCAGTAAAGCATCTGGCGAACGAAGGAATTCAGGAAGGAGTGCATCATGTCGGCGATGTGATGTACGATGCGGCTTTATTATTCGGAGAACTGGCTGATAAATCGTCACAAATATTATTCCAGCATCATCTTACAAGTAAACAATTCAGACTTTGTACTGTTCACCGGGCAGAAAACACGGACAACCGGGAATGCTTATCCGATATTATCGACGCGCTGAAGGAAATTTCGTCTCCTTCTTTTCCTACTGTCCTCCCTCTGCATCCCCGTACACGCAACTGCCTGGATAAATACGGCATGCTTTATGCACTGGAAAAACAGGAAGGTATTCAAATCATTCCCCCAATCAGCTTTTTAGATATGGTAATGCTGGAGAAACATGCTGCCACGATTCTAACCGATTCGGGGGGCGTACAAAAAGAAGCGTATTTCCATCATACCCCTTGCATCACTCTGCGGAATGAAACGGAATGGGTGGAAACTGTCGATGCCGGATGGAACCAGATTGCCGGATATAAAAAACAGAATATTCTGCATTGTCTGGAGAATAATCCGATACGAAAAGAGATAATAGAATACGGAACCGGTAATGCTTCCGATCAAATTATTGGTTTATTATGA
- a CDS encoding glycosyltransferase family protein produces the protein MKKVLVICDLFPPAFGPRMGYLCKYLKHYNWEPVILTEAVEEKTFTFLAGKDKVTYVNYYTAKNPVLKKLQWISTLFLDLCFGYKDTRMYNAAKKLLEGNTFDLILCSSFRTFPLPAAQKVADKYKLPLVVDLRDIIEQYTGDEFMSHTLPSFCGLNKLFVSVFKRKSLRDRNRVLQKASYVTTISPWHVDILKQYNPKVELIYNGFDPELFYPEQKTTDQFIITYTGRLLSTAMRDPGLLMEALAILSAENVFTDKDCRVYWYVDDASREIISEEAWKYGVLPFMDFKGYVPASDIPSILNNSSVLLLLTNRAQGTGPKGVMTTKFFESLAVEKPILCVRSDESYLAKAIDETKAGLAATNVKEVCHFLKYYYKEWREKGCTSSPIDKNKLLRFSREEQAKQFIQIFEKINIHG, from the coding sequence ATGAAGAAGGTATTAGTCATCTGCGACCTTTTTCCTCCGGCTTTCGGTCCTCGTATGGGATATCTGTGTAAGTACCTTAAGCATTATAACTGGGAGCCTGTTATCCTGACGGAAGCTGTGGAAGAGAAAACTTTTACTTTCCTTGCCGGAAAAGATAAGGTTACTTATGTAAATTATTATACGGCCAAAAATCCGGTTCTAAAGAAGCTTCAATGGATCAGTACCCTTTTTCTTGATCTGTGTTTCGGTTACAAAGATACCCGTATGTATAATGCTGCGAAGAAACTGCTCGAAGGAAATACATTCGACCTGATATTATGTAGTAGTTTCCGGACTTTCCCGTTGCCTGCAGCACAGAAAGTCGCCGATAAATATAAACTGCCTTTAGTGGTCGATTTAAGGGACATCATCGAACAATATACGGGAGATGAATTTATGTCGCATACGTTACCTTCGTTTTGCGGATTAAACAAATTGTTTGTTTCGGTATTCAAACGAAAAAGCCTTCGCGACAGAAACCGGGTACTGCAAAAGGCCAGCTATGTAACAACAATTTCTCCCTGGCATGTAGATATATTGAAACAATACAATCCAAAAGTAGAGCTGATTTACAATGGCTTCGATCCGGAACTATTCTATCCGGAACAAAAAACGACCGATCAGTTTATCATTACCTATACAGGTAGACTGCTTAGCACAGCTATGCGTGATCCAGGACTGTTAATGGAGGCATTGGCAATCTTATCCGCTGAAAATGTTTTTACGGATAAAGACTGCCGGGTTTATTGGTATGTCGACGATGCATCCCGGGAGATTATAAGTGAAGAAGCCTGGAAGTATGGAGTTCTGCCCTTCATGGATTTCAAAGGATATGTTCCGGCTTCCGATATCCCGTCGATATTAAATAATAGTTCCGTATTATTATTACTGACCAACCGGGCTCAAGGTACAGGACCTAAAGGGGTTATGACCACAAAGTTCTTTGAGTCATTGGCAGTAGAGAAACCGATACTTTGTGTACGCAGTGATGAAAGTTACCTGGCAAAGGCTATCGATGAGACGAAGGCCGGACTTGCTGCGACCAATGTAAAAGAGGTTTGCCATTTTCTGAAATATTATTACAAAGAGTGGAGAGAGAAAGGATGTACATCTTCACCGATAGATAAAAATAAATTGCTCCGTTTTTCACGCGAAGAGCAGGCGAAACAGTTCATACAGATATTCGAAAAGATAAATATTCATGGATAA
- a CDS encoding mannosyltransferase: MDKYINIVAFNIPWPANYGGVIDVYYKMLALHRCGVKIILHCFEYERPRSKELEALCEKVYYYKRKTGILANVTLLPYNVFSRKDPELLKNLLQNDYPILFDGLHSCYYINHPQLQGRMKIYRESNIEHDYYRHLAKAETNLIKKYFFLLEAWRFERYQDILKHADLMIVVSVTDTDYLRKIFPDKKVEYMPSFHINDQISVKTGSSDFVLYHGKLSVTENSQAALFLIKNVFCKLDYPCIIAGMNPPAALLDAAAPYPNITIEANPSDERMDYLTHEAQIHMLITFQDTGLKLKLLNSLFGGRYTIVNQKMVTGSGLDPLCYIANTPEDMIETCDRLMKQPMTEELIGKRKEFLFPTYSNHQQGERLYKMIYENA, from the coding sequence ATGGATAAATATATCAATATAGTTGCATTCAATATTCCCTGGCCGGCCAATTATGGTGGAGTGATCGACGTTTATTACAAAATGTTGGCTTTACACAGGTGTGGTGTAAAAATCATCTTGCATTGTTTCGAATACGAACGTCCCCGTTCCAAAGAGTTGGAAGCTTTATGCGAAAAGGTTTATTATTATAAACGAAAGACGGGGATACTCGCCAATGTCACTTTATTGCCATACAACGTATTCAGCCGGAAAGATCCGGAACTGTTGAAAAACCTTTTACAAAATGACTATCCGATATTATTCGACGGGTTGCATTCCTGTTACTACATAAATCATCCCCAATTACAAGGACGAATGAAGATATACAGGGAAAGTAATATCGAACACGACTATTATCGCCACCTGGCCAAAGCAGAAACCAATCTGATCAAAAAGTATTTCTTCCTGCTCGAAGCCTGGCGCTTTGAACGTTATCAGGATATATTAAAACATGCAGACCTGATGATTGTCGTATCTGTCACCGATACGGATTATCTACGTAAGATATTCCCTGACAAGAAAGTAGAATATATGCCCAGTTTTCATATCAACGATCAGATATCTGTAAAAACCGGATCGTCGGACTTCGTTTTATATCATGGAAAACTGTCTGTAACAGAGAACTCTCAGGCTGCTTTATTCCTGATAAAAAATGTATTCTGTAAACTGGATTATCCTTGTATTATCGCCGGCATGAACCCGCCTGCCGCATTACTGGATGCAGCAGCACCTTATCCCAACATCACGATAGAAGCAAATCCGTCTGACGAGCGAATGGATTACCTGACTCATGAAGCTCAAATACATATGCTGATCACTTTCCAGGATACAGGTTTAAAACTAAAATTGCTGAACAGCCTTTTTGGAGGAAGATACACTATCGTAAATCAGAAAATGGTGACAGGCAGTGGATTGGATCCTTTATGCTATATCGCCAATACACCGGAAGATATGATAGAGACCTGCGACAGGTTGATGAAACAACCGATGACAGAAGAGCTAATCGGGAAAAGAAAAGAGTTTCTGTTTCCGACCTATTCAAACCACCAACAAGGAGAACGACTTTATAAAATGATTTATGAAAATGCATAA
- a CDS encoding class I SAM-dependent methyltransferase, whose amino-acid sequence MHNLLHIARSLSERLQEIDYNQLPISDYNKQYIGNLKPAMHYYMKIYSTCLSKGFDILKRSPQDITFVDYGGGSGFLSILAKSAGVGKVIYLDLNPKSVETIRILKKETGIGPDIILHGNSDTLADWCKENNIHPDLLIATDLIEHVYDLKTFFKDLAGINPKMQMIFTTASTPFNPYVKRRLHRLMDNSEAGTAEIPNYYTLRKEYIEKNYPNLSVDEINKWTQQTRGLIYHDIDKAIKANQQPELKDAHNTCDPASGNWTERILPIEDYRSLVRAHNYSLKVDKGFYNTDRNNSVSSIIFKCINLLIRLSGKGGFLIAPFIFLSCIRQRSES is encoded by the coding sequence ATGCATAACTTATTACATATTGCCAGGTCGCTGTCGGAGCGTTTACAGGAGATTGATTACAATCAACTACCTATCAGCGACTATAACAAACAGTATATTGGTAACCTGAAACCTGCTATGCATTATTATATGAAGATTTATAGTACATGCTTGTCAAAAGGTTTCGATATCCTTAAGCGTTCTCCTCAAGATATCACCTTTGTCGATTACGGAGGCGGAAGTGGGTTTCTCAGTATCCTGGCAAAATCAGCCGGAGTCGGAAAAGTGATCTATCTTGATCTTAATCCGAAATCGGTAGAAACCATTCGCATATTAAAAAAAGAAACTGGGATCGGCCCAGATATCATTTTACATGGGAATTCCGACACATTGGCCGATTGGTGCAAAGAAAATAATATTCACCCGGATTTGCTGATCGCAACAGACTTGATCGAACATGTCTACGATCTGAAAACATTCTTTAAAGATCTTGCCGGCATAAATCCAAAAATGCAAATGATCTTTACGACAGCCTCTACTCCTTTCAATCCCTATGTAAAGCGCCGCCTGCATAGATTAATGGATAACAGTGAGGCCGGAACAGCAGAAATCCCCAACTATTACACATTAAGAAAAGAATATATTGAAAAAAACTATCCCAACCTCTCTGTCGATGAAATAAATAAATGGACGCAGCAAACCCGTGGACTTATATACCACGATATAGACAAAGCAATTAAAGCCAATCAACAGCCGGAATTGAAAGATGCACACAACACTTGTGATCCGGCAAGCGGAAACTGGACGGAACGGATTCTGCCGATCGAAGATTATCGTTCTTTGGTCAGAGCTCATAATTATTCTCTAAAAGTGGATAAAGGCTTTTACAATACGGACAGGAATAACTCAGTCAGTTCAATTATATTCAAATGCATCAATCTGTTGATCCGACTTTCAGGAAAAGGAGGTTTTCTGATTGCTCCCTTCATTTTCTTGTCCTGCATCAGACAACGTTCTGAGAGCTGA
- a CDS encoding 2-amino-4-hydroxy-6-hydroxymethyldihydropteridine diphosphokinase, producing MLNKVILCLGSNRDKEKNIELADQLLRDHFASIHFSEAVYTEPVNMQNPSVFLNQVAIAFTPDCPEKIIDAFKQIERLLGRTPDDKLKESIPIDIDLLQWNDRLLKPLDLQRSYVQSALRTLSDAGQENEGSNQKTSFS from the coding sequence ATGTTGAATAAAGTGATATTATGTCTCGGTTCAAACCGGGATAAAGAGAAGAATATTGAATTAGCAGATCAACTTTTGCGTGATCATTTTGCTTCGATTCACTTTTCAGAGGCAGTATATACCGAACCGGTAAATATGCAGAATCCATCTGTCTTTTTGAATCAGGTTGCCATTGCTTTTACTCCGGACTGTCCGGAAAAGATAATAGATGCATTTAAGCAGATAGAACGGTTGTTGGGACGTACACCGGATGACAAACTAAAAGAAAGTATTCCTATCGATATCGATTTGCTGCAATGGAATGATCGTTTGTTAAAACCGCTAGACTTACAACGTTCCTATGTTCAGTCAGCTCTCAGAACGTTGTCTGATGCAGGACAAGAAAATGAAGGGAGCAATCAGAAAACCTCCTTTTCCTGA